A DNA window from Leucoraja erinacea ecotype New England unplaced genomic scaffold, Leri_hhj_1 Leri_366S, whole genome shotgun sequence contains the following coding sequences:
- the LOC129693609 gene encoding histone H1-like — translation MTDMESPGVDFSTAATSLLLQSPMPPPAVPPPLLLPEETDSLDIAVAVKKKRRPYRHRKFGCTVAEQIMRAVAATKERRGLSVAAVKKLLSASGYDLARHNTRVNRAVRTLVSKGSLVQTTGSGASGSVRLGRCPQDLVAAAATFKLPLGAAARRTVLSRRTAAKKSKRLMARGGGGGKKRRRRSQLKKAGRHHKKAGGGGLKKVTARWKTVRARRALAKGRIFRRRVKKVETKIVRDSVKPTDLVDEKATLTQNTEPNKC, via the coding sequence ATGACCGACATGGAATCGCCGGGCGTGGACTTTTCCACCGCGGCCACCTCGCTGCTGCTGCAGTCGCCGATGCCGCCGCCGGcggtgccgccgccgctgctgctgcccgagGAGACGGACTCGCTGGACATCGCGGTGGCCGTGAAGAAGAAGCGCCGGCCGTACCGCCACAGGAAGTTCGGCTGCACCGTGGCCGAGCAGATCATGAGGGCGGTGGCGGCCACCAAGGAGCGGCGGGGGCTGTCGGTGGCCGCCGTCAAGAAGCTGCTGTCGGCCAGCGGCTACGACCTGGCTCGCCACAACACGCGGGTCAACCGCGCCGTCCGCACCCTGGTCAGCAaaggctcgctggtgcagacGACGGGCAGCGGCGCCTCGGGCTCGGTCCGGCTCGGCAGGTGCCCGCAGGActtggtggcggcggcggcgacgTTCAAGTTGCCGCTGGGGGCGGCTGCTCGCCGGACGGTGTTATCCAGGAGGACGGCGGCCAAGAAGTCCAAGAGGCTGATGGcgaggggcggtggtggaggcaagaaGAGGCGGCGGCGCAGTCAGTTGAAGAAGGCTGGCCGGCACCACAAGAAGGCGGGAGGCGGCGGCTTGAAGAAGGTGACCGCCCGCTGGAAAACGGTCCGGGCGAGGAGGGCGCTGGCCAAGGGCCGCATCTTCAGGCGAAGGGTCAAGAAGGTGGAAACGAAGATTGTTCGGGACAGCGTCAAGCCCACGGACTTGGTGGATGAGAAAGCGACTCTTACGCAAAACACTGAACCGAACAAGTGCTGA